Part of the Synechococcus sp. MU1617 genome, GGTGATTCAAGAACTTGGTGGATCCGCCCAAGCCGTTGTCATCGATATCGAAGCGGATCAAGAGATTGCCGAACAGGCCGGAGTCAACGGCACACCCACGGTGCAGCTCTTCCACAACAAGGCCATGGTGAAGCAGTGGCGCGGCGTGAAGCAACGCAGTGAGTTCAAAGCTGCGATTGAAGCTTGTCTTCAGGCTGCCGTCTGAGGGCAGCGGCTCTCAGCGACGGCGGGGACCACCGGGGCGATTACCGCCGGGACGACCGCCGGGGGCGCCAGCGTTGCGCTCGCGGTAGGTGATTCGGCCGCGGGTGAGGTCGTAGGGGCTGATCTCCACAAGCACCTTGTCACCAGCGAGCAATTTGATCCGGAACTTGGTGAGCTTTCCAGCGGCTCTGCAGAGACATTGGTGACCAGCAGGCTGCTCGAGGGTGACCAGATAGAACCCGTTTCCCTGTTCCTTCTCGATCACGCCCGAGGTTTCGATCATGCGCTGGTGGCCAGTTCTGTCTTGCTGGAGTCAGTTTAGAAGGCCACTTGCACACCGCAGAGAGAACACAGCCCTTAGGCTCCAACGCCGACACACACCCACTGCCGTGATTCTCCCCCCGTTGAGCCTGGATCTCGGCCTGCTGCTGATCTCCATCGGCGTGGTCAACCTGTGGAGGATGCGCGAAAACGCAAGCTGACTTGACGACGCTGCTGCTGAACAAACCTTTCGGGGTTTTGAGTCAATTCACGCCGGAGGAGGGAAGCCGCTGGCGTTGCCTGAGCGACTTTGTTGATGTGCCGGAGGTGTATGCCGCAGGACGGCTCGACGCCGACAGCGAGGGGCTGCTCATCCTCACCAGCAACGGCCGA contains:
- the infA gene encoding translation initiation factor IF-1 — encoded protein: MIETSGVIEKEQGNGFYLVTLEQPAGHQCLCRAAGKLTKFRIKLLAGDKVLVEISPYDLTRGRITYRERNAGAPGGRPGGNRPGGPRRR